A region of the Poecile atricapillus isolate bPoeAtr1 unplaced genomic scaffold, bPoeAtr1.hap1 scaffold_371, whole genome shotgun sequence genome:
CTGACCCTCCCCCGACCCTCCCCCGGTtccccgagccccccccggttcccctgagcccccccccccagttccccccatTCTCCCCGGTTCTCCCGAGCCCCTCCCGGttcccctgagcccccccggTTCCCCCGGTTCCCCCGACCCCCCCCGTTCCCGGTTCCCCACGATCCCCCCCCGATCCCCCTCCGGTTCCCCCCCAGTCCTCCCGGTTCCCCCCGGTTCCCTGAGCCCCCCCCGgtccccccgagccccccccggttccccccaattccccccgAGCCTCCCCCGGTTCCTCCGAGCTCCTCCCGGTCCCGTTCCCGCCcgttccccccatttcccccccgGTTCCCCAGTTCCTCCCGGTTTCCCCGGTCCCCCCGGTTCCCCCGGTCTCCCCCGAGCGCTTCCCGGTTCTCCCATTTCCCCCGGTACCCCCGAGCCTCCCCCGGTTCTCTCGGTTCCCCggttcccctgagcctccccgGTTCCTCcgtcccccccagttccccccggTTCCCCCCCGGTTCTCCCGTTCCCCCGGTTCCCCTGAACCCCCCCCGGTTCCCCCGGTTCCCCTGagccccccgctccccccggtCCCCCCCGGTTCCCGATTCCCCAGCCCCCCCGGTTTCTCCCGGTTCCCTCTGGCTCTCCCCGGTTCCCCCGTTTCCCCCCCGGTTCCCCCGGTTCCTCCGGTTCCCATTCCCCCCGGTTCCACCCCGTTCCCCTCGGTTCTCCCCGGTTTCCCCGTTCCCCCGGTTCTCCCGTTCCCCCGGTTCCCCTGAGCTCCCCCCGGTCCCCCCCGTTTCCCCTCCGGTTCCCGgttcccccaaaccccccggtcccctgagcccccccagccccccccggTTCCCGTTCCCCCCGTTTCCCCCGTTCCCCCCGGTTCCCCCCGGTTCCCGATTCCCCAGCCTCCCCCGGTTTCTCCCGGTTCCCTCTGGCTCTCCCCGgtccccccatttcccccccgGTTTCCCCGGTCCCCCCCGGTTCCCGGTTTCCCCCCGTTCCCCCCGGTTCCCCCCGGTTGTTCCCGgttcccccagccccccccggTTCCCCCCGGTCCCCCCCGGTTCCCGGTTTCCCCCGGTTCCCGGTTCCCCCGGTTCCCCGAGCCCCCACAATCCCCCCGGTTCCCGTtccccccggtccccccggtTCCCGGTTCCCCCCGGTTGTTCCCGGTTCTCCCCGGTTCTCCCCGGTTCCCCCCGGTtccccccggtccccccggtTGTTCCCGGTTCTCCCGTCCCCCCGTTCCCCCGGTTCCCCTGAGCTCCCCCCGGTTCCCCCGGTTCTCACGTCAGGTCCCGGTTGAATTCCTGCACCGGGTTATAAAACACCTCGTTCCCCCCGGGGAAGGCGCATGGTGGCGCTGCCCTCGGTGATCAGCGTCTCcccggtcccgggggggtccccggagctcggggggggtcccggtgacccccccggtgacccccccgggacccccgggacccccgggacccccgggagcaCCGGGGACCCCCCGGAGCCGTTCGGGGAAGCTCCGTCCATACCGGGAGGAACCGGGGGGGCTCTGCAGAAGCTCCTGAGCGCGGCAGCtgttggggggtcccgggagaATcacggggggggtcccggggggggggtcccggtgatACCGGagcggattttggggtgaaaacgGCGCGGTTTGGGTTGGGCCCCGGAGAGCGGGAAAAAGGGGGAGGAGACCcccagggaaagaggaggaagaggcggGGATGAGCTCCGGGCGGGCTGGAGGGGGAGGGGATCCCCGGTAAGAAcggggagacccctccccaaaccggGACCGAgctcccccccccaccccccccagcACGTGGCGCGGGGCAAGGCCGGGGGGGGGCAAACCCCGCCCCCAGCGGGTTCCGCTCGGtgtcccccccctcccccgtgtccccccggtcccccccggtgtcccccccccccctccggTGTCCCCCCCCCCGCTCACCCGCGCGCGCCGCCCCGCGCATCCCCCGCGCCGCCCCTCACATGGGCGCCGCCATCTTGCTTCCCGTCACGTGACTCCGGCGGCCGCGCAGGGTCCCAAAACCTCCGCCCTCCTCTCACCGACGCGACCCCGCGGGGCCGCCCGCCGGCAGCGCGGGGAGGAGCCGCTCCCACCGCACCGAGCCCGCGGGGGCGAGGCCTCTCAGGGCCCCGCGCGTTTTCTGCGCTTTCCCCGCGCGTTTCCGCCTTCCCCTTCCTCACCCCCCCACCGCCGGCTCCGTGAGGGCACCGGCGGGGTGGATGATTCGGCGCTCGGCTGGTCGCGCAGGCGCGGGCGGCGCGCTCGGCGCTCGGCTGGTCGCGCCTGCCGCACAATGAATGGCCGCTGAGCgcggcggcaccgggagcggcaccgggagcggctccgggaGCGGCCGCGGCCCCAGcgcagcccccccagcccccggtAAGGCGGGgaccccccggccccgccccaaacccgccccccgcccccctACACCCTTCCCCCGCCGCGCCCGGtaactcccccccccccccccccctcccgtTTCACCGGGGCCTGCAGcgcttccccccccccccccccctcaccGGGGATCCCCCGGTTCCCCCGGGAACGCGGGGCTGCTGTGTCcgtaccccccccccccctacGGGGATTGGGGTCCCCCCTTTCgctgcccccccccccaacatttgggggggtcccggtgtcacccccggggctccgggggtcccgttccccccccccccaccggGGGCTCGGGCTCTGCTCGGTGCCCAGCCCGGGGAACCGGGGCTCTTTTGATGCCCCCGCcgtgttttggggtccctctgctcctcttcccccccccccccccgaaaTTTGGGGCTCCCCGGACCGGGGGGGTCGCGCTCGTTTCCCCTCTCAGGGCTCGGGGGGCTCCCCACGACCCCCCAGGGCAgatttgggaccccccagggcagatttgggaccccccagggcagatttgggaccccccagatttggggaggggtctctctGTGTCCCCCCCCGAAATCCTGGGGTCCctcacacctgggggggtcccaggactgcgccccccccccccccccccccaaatcccagggctgggaccccccagagccccccagaccccccagagccccccgggctgggcagggaccccccagagcccccccaaatcccagggctgggaccccccagagccccccaggccgggcagggaccccccaaatcccagggctggggaccccccagagccccccagaccccccagaaccccccggGCTGGGCAaggaccccccagaaccccccagagccccctgggctgggcagggaccccccagagccccctcaaatcccagtgctggggaccccccagacccccccaggccgggcagggacccccccccagacccccccaaatcccagggctggggacccccCAGAGTCCCCCAGACtgggcagggaccccccagaccccccagagccccccgggccgggcagggacccccccccagagcccccccagttCTGGGAGGGGTCgagggggggatttggggtgaccccgGGTTGGGGGCTCCGTTTGATCCCCGTTTTCCTCTGtccccccccccgtgtccctgtcccattcccgtttccctgtcccattcccgtgtcccattcccggtgtccctgtccctgtgtccctgtcccattcctgtgtccctgtccctgtgtccctgtcccctgtcccctgtccctgtcccattccctgtaccctgtccctgtcccattcccgtgtccctgtccccattcccgtgtccctgtcccattcctgtGTCCCattcccctgtccctgtcccattcccgtgtccctgtccctgtcccattcctgtgtccctgtccctgtcccattcctgtgtccctgtccctgtccccattcccgtgtccctgtcccattcctgtGTCCCattcccctgtccctgtccctgtccctgtcccattcccctgtccctgttcccgtgtccctgtccccgtgtccctgtccctgtcccggtgtccccgtccctgtcccattcctgtgtccctgtcccattcccgtgtccctgtccctgtccctgtcccattcctgtgtccctgtcccggtgtccctgttCCATCCCCACCTTCCTGACTCCCAAAAccctgtccccgtgtgtcccctgtccctgtgtgtcccctgtccctacaccccaatgtcccccatccccatgtcctgtccccctgtcccctgtccccgtgtgtccctgtgtgtccccatgtcctgtccccgtccccatgtcctgtcttgtccccaatgtccccatgtgtcccccgtgtgtccccacaccccaatgtccccacatgtcccctgtgtgtccccatgtcctgtccccaatgtccccacacgtcccctgtgtgtccccatgtcctgtccctgcccccATGTcctgtccccgatgtccccacgtgtcccctgtgtgtccccatgtcctgtctTGTCCCCGTCCCCACAcgtcccctgtgtgtccccgcaccccaatgtccccaatgtccccacgtgtcccctgtgtgtccccatgtcctgtccctgtccccatgtcctgtccctgtccccacatgtcccctgtgtgtccccacaccccaatgtccccatgtcctgtccctgtccccaatgtccccacatgtcccctgtgtgtccccacacccctgatgtcctgtccctgtccccaatgtcccctgtgtgtccccatgtcctgtccccatgtgtcccctgtgtgtccccacaccccaatgtccccacgtgtcccctgtgtgtccccatgtcctgtccctgtccccatgtcctgtccccaatgtccccacatgtcccctgtgtgtccccatgtcctgtccctgtccccaatgtccccatgtcctgtccccaatatccccatgtcctgtccctgtccccatgtcctgtccctgtccccaatatccccatgtcctgtccctgtccccatgtcctgtcctgtccccaatgtccccacatgtcccctgcgtgtccccatgtcctgtccctgtccccaatgtccccatgtcctgtccccaatgtccccacatgtcctgtccctgtccccatgtcctgtcctgtccccaatgtccccacatgtcccctgtgtgtccccgtgtcctgtccctgcccccatgtcctgtccccaatgtccccacatgtcccctgtgtgtccccatgtcctgtccctgtccctgtccccacacgtcccccgtgtgtccccatgtcctgtccctgtccccatgccctgtccccctgtcccctgtccccatgtcctgtccctgtccccaatgtcctgtccctgtccccaacgTCCCCCGCATGTCCCCGCAGGTCCCCGCCGTCGCCGGCCATGGCGCAGACGCTGCAGATGGAGATCCCCAACTTCGGCAACAGCATCCTGGAGTGTCTGAACGAGCAGCGCCTGCAGGGGCTCTTCTGCGACGTCTCGGTGGTGGTCAAGGGCCACGCCTTCAAAGCCCACCGGGCCGTGCTGGCCGCCAGCAGCTCCTACTTCCGAGACCTCTTCCACAGCTCCAAGAGCGCCGTGGTGGAGCTGCCGGCGGCCGTGCAGCCCCAATCCTTCCAGCAGATCCTCAGCTTCTGCTACACCGGCCGCCTCAGCATGAACGTGGGCGACCAGTTCCTGCTGATGTACACGGCGGGGTTCCTGCAGATCCAGGAGATCATGGAGAAAGGCACCGAGTTCTTCCTCAAGGTCAGCTCGCCCAGCTGCGACTCGCAGGGGTTGCACGGTGATGAAACGCCGGGTTCGGAGCCGCAGAGCCCGGTGGCGCAGACGTCGGCGGCGCAGGGTTGGGCGGCGGCGCTGCCGTTGGTGTCGCGGGTGAAGACGGAGCAGGGCGAGCCCGACGGGGTCCAGTGCACCTTTGTGGTCAAACGCCTGTGGGACGGGGCCACCAAGGACACCGGCGGCAACGGGAGCCGTAAAATGGCCAAATTCTCCGAGGCGGCGCCGCGCCCGGTGCCGCAGGTTCCCGGTGGTACCGGTAGCACCGGTGCCGCCACCGCCCCGGTTCCGGCGCCAGCCCCGGCa
Encoded here:
- the NACC1 gene encoding nucleus accumbens-associated protein 1, which produces MAQTLQMEIPNFGNSILECLNEQRLQGLFCDVSVVVKGHAFKAHRAVLAASSSYFRDLFHSSKSAVVELPAAVQPQSFQQILSFCYTGRLSMNVGDQFLLMYTAGFLQIQEIMEKGTEFFLKVSSPSCDSQGLHGDETPGSEPQSPVAQTSAAQGWAAALPLVSRVKTEQGEPDGVQCTFVVKRLWDGATKDTGGNGSRKMAKFSEAAPRPVPQVPGGTGSTGAATAPVPAPAPAPGAAAAADQTSPGGTSSAYTSDSPGSFHNEEDEEEDAGEEGSDEQYRQICNMYTMYSMMNVGPA